One part of the Candidatus Tumulicola sp. genome encodes these proteins:
- a CDS encoding tetratricopeptide repeat protein — MRSTSFFQLIFIALAASIALLFGAPASADSPAANAPRGTAPAPIAPDLSASQLLAQAQIDAAAGHNDAAAEKLHRALALEPKNLAVQKLLGDVEYRLEHYKAAEAAYNAVLASDPGNKDVLNRLGGVYAAEDRFDDAVGAFRRTLPSAEGFANLVQQYTDAGRLGELEGQYQAEEARQPYETSSHYNLAVIYEAGKKYDAAIAQLQIALDRSPRFTYALNELGVVYGKTGRYNDAIEQYKKAIAVDPAFPLAWMNWGVELINLNDYSSADEKITHAISLASDYALAYENLGVVYEFLGQFTQAVESYQRCIGLDPRDRNVYYNLGGLYLRHNLFNLAEAAFIKGLAVQPRNEQLHYALGFTYQRQRKFALAAEQFRVALAENPNDSNARELLAQVEDQIKH; from the coding sequence ATGCGCTCAACGAGTTTCTTTCAGTTAATTTTCATCGCGCTCGCGGCGAGCATCGCGCTGCTCTTCGGTGCGCCCGCTTCGGCGGATTCGCCCGCCGCAAACGCCCCGCGGGGCACCGCTCCGGCGCCCATTGCGCCGGATCTCAGCGCCTCCCAACTGCTCGCGCAGGCGCAAATCGATGCCGCCGCCGGCCATAACGATGCGGCCGCCGAGAAGCTTCACCGCGCCCTTGCGCTCGAGCCGAAGAACTTGGCGGTCCAGAAGCTGCTCGGCGACGTCGAGTATCGGCTGGAGCACTACAAAGCGGCGGAAGCTGCATACAACGCAGTGCTCGCCTCGGATCCTGGAAACAAGGATGTGCTCAACCGGCTTGGCGGCGTCTATGCGGCAGAAGACCGCTTCGACGACGCGGTCGGCGCATTCCGCCGTACCTTACCCTCGGCTGAAGGCTTTGCGAACTTGGTGCAGCAGTACACGGACGCCGGCCGGCTCGGCGAACTTGAAGGCCAGTATCAGGCAGAAGAAGCGCGCCAGCCTTACGAGACGAGCAGCCACTACAATCTGGCCGTCATCTATGAGGCCGGGAAGAAATACGACGCGGCGATCGCGCAACTGCAAATAGCGCTCGACCGCAGCCCGCGCTTCACGTATGCGCTCAACGAACTTGGCGTCGTGTACGGCAAGACCGGCCGCTACAACGACGCGATCGAGCAGTACAAGAAGGCGATCGCCGTGGATCCGGCATTTCCTCTCGCCTGGATGAATTGGGGCGTCGAGCTGATCAATCTCAACGACTACTCGAGCGCCGACGAGAAGATCACCCACGCGATCAGCCTTGCGTCCGACTACGCGCTCGCCTACGAGAACCTCGGAGTGGTATACGAATTCCTCGGCCAGTTCACGCAAGCCGTCGAAAGTTACCAGCGCTGCATCGGTCTGGACCCACGCGACCGCAACGTCTATTACAACCTGGGCGGGCTCTATCTCCGCCACAACCTTTTCAATCTCGCCGAAGCGGCGTTCATCAAGGGACTGGCCGTGCAGCCGCGCAACGAACAGCTGCACTACGCGCTGGGATTCACGTATCAGCGACAGCGCAAGTTCGCGCTGGCGGCCGAACAATTCCGCGTCGCGCTGGCCGAGAACCCGAACGACAGTAACGCGCGCGAGCTCCTAGCCCAGGTCGAGGACCAGATCAAGCACTAG
- a CDS encoding carboxypeptidase-like regulatory domain-containing protein has protein sequence MRALSAGLVAATAAVLLAGCPNPNAIGVQHYGSVAAHCTLATGQPVAGALVAVNSTQTCTSGSDGSCQIDMVPVGLNVVTAHAPGLDANPVNVQVTEGNVSSASLTMKPSNG, from the coding sequence ATGCGTGCACTCAGTGCCGGTCTTGTCGCGGCCACAGCCGCGGTTCTCTTAGCGGGTTGTCCGAACCCGAACGCCATCGGTGTGCAGCACTATGGCTCGGTCGCAGCGCATTGCACGCTCGCCACCGGCCAGCCGGTCGCCGGCGCCTTGGTCGCCGTCAACAGCACGCAGACGTGCACGTCCGGCTCCGACGGCTCGTGCCAGATCGACATGGTGCCCGTCGGTCTCAACGTGGTGACGGCGCACGCACCGGGGCTTGACGCCAACCCCGTCAACGTGCAAGTGACCGAGGGGAACGTCTCGTCTGCATCGCTCACGATGAAGCCGTCCAACGGGTGA
- a CDS encoding glutaredoxin family protein, translated as MPQTIIYTKPGCPYCAAAMEDFRARSVPFTQIDVQADRVAREEMRKLSGGLRVPTIVNPDGAVVVGFGGA; from the coding sequence ATGCCCCAAACCATCATCTATACTAAGCCCGGCTGCCCATATTGCGCGGCAGCGATGGAGGATTTTCGGGCGCGTAGCGTCCCGTTCACGCAGATCGACGTCCAAGCCGATCGCGTCGCTCGTGAAGAGATGCGCAAACTGTCCGGCGGTCTGCGCGTGCCGACGATCGTCAACCCGGATGGTGCGGTCGTCGTCGGATTCGGCGGCGCCTGA
- a CDS encoding Rid family detoxifying hydrolase produces MKVISTPSAPQPVAAYSQGIVANGFVYTAGQVGLDVASGLLVDGIEAQAERALTSVKNIIEAAGLSVADIVKVTIFVTDLSKFALVNAVYARFVGDHRPARSTVGVAALPLGAMIEVEAIAAQPSA; encoded by the coding sequence ATGAAAGTCATTTCAACGCCATCCGCCCCGCAACCCGTCGCCGCATATTCCCAAGGCATCGTCGCGAACGGTTTTGTCTACACCGCCGGGCAGGTCGGCCTCGATGTCGCGTCGGGTTTGCTCGTCGACGGCATCGAAGCACAGGCCGAGCGCGCCCTGACGAGCGTCAAGAACATCATCGAGGCCGCAGGGCTGTCGGTGGCCGACATCGTCAAGGTCACGATCTTCGTGACCGACCTCTCGAAGTTCGCTCTCGTCAACGCGGTCTACGCGCGCTTTGTCGGAGATCATCGGCCGGCTCGATCGACCGTTGGTGTGGCCGCGCTGCCGCTCGGAGCGATGATCGAAGTCGAGGCGATCGCCGCGCAGCCTAGTGCTTGA